In a single window of the Tiliqua scincoides isolate rTilSci1 chromosome 15, rTilSci1.hap2, whole genome shotgun sequence genome:
- the LOC136635154 gene encoding dual specificity protein phosphatase 10-like, with protein MPPSPLEERIGVLQRPKTLALRLNHSFTHNGGISVEKHQPLPPQPPACKPPGQAPLAPKGTCEEPRKAVLQPNHSHTIDIKVTVGGAQGRGPERNLSLQLDLKQGEKKGLGGPQLKVFLPQPKLKKRSFKENSRPVLDTSASSSCLSSPSSAMHPLKCGCRGCWRLMRCDEAAPKPGLRSLGCFSCRSSLRSLTCSSCSPPSVKKLGCLPCAPAAALRSLACLACNPSVKSVSSSCSFCSSDPIVAYDPQGAGGSPVPSCYGGDEDDDDYSVRTIWPDELAKKMTKSRAQQQQTSPLILDCRNLMEFTKSQLQGAMHFGAADTAGRRRLQQGKLAVLDFISSRGAGDGRDSSLQRLWPREQNGCAAVETKPPSPPKAAQNLHLVLDLLHKGAEEGPGRRGSLTAPEVSEGLDDLGPPLTPDLENAELSPILPFLFLGNERDAQDLERMLSLNVGHVLNVTTHLPLYHADSGRLRYKRLPATDNNRQDLRQYFEEAFEFIEEAHQSGKGVLIHCQAGVSRSATIVIAYLMKHTLMTMGDAYKYVKGRRPIISPNLNFMGQLLEFETDLNAGVTPRILTPKLAGVETEV; from the exons ATGCCTCCCTCGCCCCTGGAAGAACGGATCGGCGTGCTGCAGAGACCCAAGACCTTGGCCCTGCGCCTGAACCACAGCTTCACCCACAACGGTGGCATCAGCGTCGAGAAGCACCAGCCACTTCCGCCACAGCCTCCAGCCTGCAAGCCACCCGGCCAGGCCCCTTTGGCCCCAAAGGGCACCTGTGAAGAGCCGCGCAAGGCGGTCCTCCAGCCCAACCACTCCCACACCATCGACATCAAGGTGACGGTGGGGGGCGCGCAGGGCCGGGGGCCAGAGAGGAATCTCTCCCTGCAACTGGATCTGAAgcagggggagaagaaggggCTGGGGGGCCCCCAGCTGAAGGTCTTCCTGCCTCAGCCCAAGCTGAAGAAGCGGTCCTTCAAGGAGAACTCCCGGCCTGTGTTGGACACCTCTGCCAgctcctcctgcctctccagcCCCAGCAGCGCCATGCACCCGCTGAAATGTGGCTGCCGGGGGTGCTGGCGGCTGATGCGTTGCGACGAGGCCGCCCCCAAGCCCGGCTTGCGCTCCCTGGGCTGCTTTTCCTGCCGCTCCAGCCTGCGCTCCCTGACCTGCTCCAGCTGCAGCCCGCCCTCCGTCAAGAAGCTGGGCTGCCTGCCCTGCGCTCCGGCGGCCGCTCTCCGCTCCTTGGCCTGCCTGGCCTGCAACCCCTCGGTCAAGTCGGTCAGCTCCTCCTGCAGCTTCTGCAGCAGCGACCCCATTGTGGCCTACGACCCCCAGGGGGCAGGCGGGTCCCCGGTACCCAGCTGCTACGGCGGGGACGAGGATGACGATGACTACAGCGTGCGCACCATCTGGCCGGACGAGCTGGCCAAGAAGATGACCAAGTCCCgggcgcagcagcagcagacctccccccTGATCCTGGACTGCCGGAACTTGATGGAGTTCACCAAGAGCCAGCTGCAGGGGGccatgcactttggggcagcCGACACGGCCGGCCGACGGCGGCTCCAGCAGGGAAAGCTGGCTGTGCTGGATTTCATCTCTTCTCGGGGGGCCGGCGACGGCAGGGATTCCTCCTTGCAGCGCCTCTGGCCCAGGGAGCAAAACGGCTGTGCCGCTGTGGAGACAAAGCCCCCCAGCCCCCCCAAAGCCGCCCAGAACCTCCATCTGGTCCTCGACCTGCTTCACAAGGGTGCAGAAGAGGGGCCAGGCCGCAGAG GCAGTCTGACTGCGCCAGAGGTCAGTGAGGGCCTGGACGACTTGGGGCCGCCGCTCACCCCAGACCTGGAGAACGCTGAGCTAAGCCCAatcttgcccttcctcttcctgggAAACGAAAGGGACGCTCAAGACCTGGAGAGGATGTTGAGTCTCAATGTGGGCCACGTCCTCAATGtcaccacccacctgcccctctACCACGCTGACAGCGGGCGCCTCCGCTACAAACGCCTGCCCGCCACTGACAACAACCGCCAGGACCTGCGGCAGTACTTCGAGGAGGCCTTTGAGTTCATTG AGGAGGCACACCAGAGCGGCAAAGGGGTCCTCATCCACTGCCAGGCCGGAGTGTCCCGTTCTGCCACCATCGTCATCGCCTACTTGATGAAGCACACGCTCATGACCATGGGCGACGCCTACAAGTATGTGAAGGGCCGGCGGCCCATCATCTCCCCCAACCTCAACTTCATGGGCCAACTGCTGGAGTTCGAGACGGACCTCAATGCCGGAGTCACGCCCCGCATTCTTACACCCAAGCTGGCTGGAGTGGAGACGGAGGTGTGA